The Raphanus sativus cultivar WK10039 unplaced genomic scaffold, ASM80110v3 Scaffold1750, whole genome shotgun sequence sequence tatatgttataattatatttataattattttaattttttaattaattttataagttaactattgtagttattttcggtaatttgagtatttttagataaaatatgatagtttggataaaaatttacccaaaaaaactgtataaaatgtatatttttggttaatattgaataatttggatacaaaaatttgaaccgaatcagatactttggttactttaagtacaaataaccgaacccgttagatactttggttatttggttattttgcaggttcttatgcatgagaaccgaacccacccggacccgaaagacccgactcgaatccaacccgaaattttataatacccgaatgaggtttaatttcaaaacccgaatggggtttaattttaaaacccgaaaaactcgatatccgaaagaaccAATCCGTAccagaatgggtatccgaacgtccagatctaatgagtatttatgtttagaaaattaaactttatttttaatgaattaagttggtataactctgatatattaattttattatgtggttaattttttaataaaaatatatacttttaataaagatttatacttttcaatgaaaaaattcaaatttttttatgaatgcttaaattatattaaaaataaaaaacataataattaagttattaatttttgttcactacacaaaatattaaaaatggttgaaaataaattatttgaattagggaaaaaaataagaactggatctgatttcttaatcagcccaaatggcccaagagagatgatgtgggcagtgggctggatccaaaaaaaatgacccaataaaaatgtgttattaatattacttgattgtccttaatgaaataagcaatgtgaGTTAAAGAAAGAGCATGTTTAGTctaaaatccaaatgtgcttgtactttaatattatagatttgaACCTTCACCGAAAGGACATTGTTAGGGAACTAACATCTATTTCATGAAGATGTCTCCAAGCAATCTACATCTTGTCAGGGACAGGCTATGTCTTAGAAGCCACTTTATTGTTGTTACCTTCCAATGAGAAACAGATATACTTTgtaaatgctttttttttttttcgtctgAAAAAATTCATTCACTGAAGATTACAACCATTGATACAAACTAAAGCCTACAGAACAGGCAACTAGAACCCATTCAGGGTAACTTATATGAATAAGGAACAAGGACACATCCATTGCTACAAAGGAAAATTCTAAATCCTCCATGATAATAGTACTGTAAGCTTGCCATAGCCTCTGAACGAGATTTATCGTTGTTGCCCTCGGCCCACCGAACGATAACATCAACCTCTACAACACCGAGAGCACACCTCTCCAAGCCAACGAAACCAGACTTTAAAACCCGGCAAGATAGTTCCACTTTAGGACCACATATTCTTCCGGATACGGCGGCGACACAACTTCATTGCGCTCAAGCTACGCCTTAATAAAGCCTTACAAAGAACACTCCAATCTCAAAGATATGGAGATCAACGAGGTCAAACCCGTCAACGACCACTGACCACACAACAAGAGATCAGCAGTTACAGACAGGAAAGCGTTCACATCATCATCAAGAACCCAAAAACACTACAAACTTATGACCAAAAACCACCAGAGAATCCACTAATTTCCTGAGAGGGATAACAACCAAAATACTATCTAAACTTCATGAAAACACATAACTAGAAATAAAACCCGATCTACTTGCTGAATAAAAAGCCGGAACAGAGCCACAACCGTTAGAGACGAGATCCACAAGACTTGCTTAACCACCACACCCAAACGACCCGATTCAAACGAAGAATCGAGGACGATTGTTTCACGCGCTTCACGCGCCTACACGAAACGAACCGTAAGGTTAAACGGAGGCGGATAGATCTGAGCCCTTAGGATAGGAAGCCATTGGTAGGGTTGAGATAGTCACTGCTGCATCAACGCCTCTTCAGATCTGGGACTCACACACATACATCGAAGCGAAGCTTAAAAGATGGACCGTTGCTTCATCATACAACAAGGAGACCGAGAAccttacaaagaaagaaaacacaaGGACAGGCTCAACGCCGTGGCTCGAGAGCCAACGGACGTTGGCCGAACAGAAACCACCGACTGACTTTTTCTTTGAGGAGAGAGGAGGGAGCGTTTAGGAGAGAGGGTTTTTTGACAATCTTGTAAATGCTTAATCTTGATGATTCAATTAAATCACTTTAATTTTAAAGGTCTTTGATTTGAATAACTATAAACAGGATCGTGAGAAAATACTTTATTTGAATTGTTCGTCAACAACGAACCAAAATGGACCTAATGTTATTGCAATACTCCATGTCTGTCTTTCTAGCGTTCCAGGAGGTGTTGATATAGCCTCTAGTCTTTTTTTCTTGTGGATTTGTTCAGGTATTGATTATATTTACCATTTACTCTTTAGATTTTGTTAGTTCAACCCAAATTTGAATGCTACTAGTTAAATGTGCAGTTAGAAGTTGTCTATGTTTGTGGACCATGATTGGTAGTTAAACCAATGCACTTAAATAACTAATTTGGATAAAAAGTTAAAAGTGATAGCACCAATGAAACatgttggaactatttttttagcaatgtattcatatgctaaaaatagagttagtatgaatgagaaatggaggtctagtgtgtgtgatttgagaaacttgtataaagttacaaatatacacattagatatttggatttgggtttttgatttgttagttggacttcatgttcattaacttaatcttataaaccaaatatatgttgatcttttatattgttaaaatataaaaaagaaatctattttaaagtatattattttgtttgaattggtcaaacaataataattttactctttaatttcttggtcaaaatgtgaaatgaattcacatatTAATTGACAAGAAATAAAGTCTCCATTAGTGCACCTTGGaggtttcatttttatgttgaaaatgaaacttgtgcttctcattatttttctatataaatggcTTGTTAGCATGATAGAAAGAGAGACACATAATcaatagcaaaagaaaaagttttttcTCCCACTTGAAATAGTtatgttagaattttttttttttgtgtctgagagtacaacacaaaaccagtttcgccaggcttctgatagagtgacgcaaattcagaagattgtttgcagttgtatcctgggactcattacgttatcgaaccgtcgcactacgggacgtattttgagtcaAGGAAatagataatatctcgcctctgtagttgtatcatcattttcttactctttggtataattttatcatttttattctttacaatattcagtaatccgtagtttacaaaatacggttctatcagtcttaactcaaaatatccgtttattgctttgcactaaccggactgattattgtaaaaaagtatgtttttttgtaagaaCATGTTAATTTACCTTTGGAAAAAGATAGGCGGAGTCAGATCTATAAGATTATTTCAATCTTAATTTTCtgtaaatttttgtttgtattattttactaacaaaaactgatttttttaaagtgTTTTGTTGTGAGCACAGGAAACAAAGAACTCATGGCGATGGTTGAATGATTCTGCAATTCTAAtcatttttagaattttatgtTAAACTTCAAAATCCATCTTGGTTTCAGCACTAATTTTACTAACATTGATTTAAGTTTTATGAAACTTGTCAACAGGTGCTGATCGTGAGTTTTAACAATCAACATTTGTTATAATCTCTACTTGAACCGAAAAGGGAAGTTGGTTCTGTATAATTTAATTGGTCAAAATGTGTTATTGCTTTGACTTGGTTAATGGTGTTGCTTTACTTTAATTATCAATAATGTGTGTAACGTTCTTGATTTCctgtttcagattttttttttcctagagcggaaaattaaagtttaaaatcTGGTGAAACCATATTTATTAACAACATTTTGATCTTTTGAGATCAAGTTGTATGGATGGAAATGAATTTTGTGAGTTGACGCCCTAAACTAAATTTGGGagaggtctgccacatataaatcatttgccataagaaataaaatgtttgttgatattgatcaaaacatttgtatttcgtcAATGCTGAAATGCACCTTTTAAAAAGGTTGACCATGCAAAACCAATGAGAATTTTCAGACCAATATGACTGAAACAGACAATGTGTATTATAGTTTCTAAAGTCAATATGTTTGAGAATAACCATAGAAAATGGTGGTTTTGATGGTACAACTAATATCAtataatgatatgtatatttgctataaagcaaaaatatattttgaaaaaaaaaaattcaaaatatatacaagttagatttataaatcaacttgagAGAACTATGAAAATTGTTGTAtctaaaatatgattttctgagaatgaaatacattttaaagaaaattataacaatatttcgaaattgtttttattattcatttaaatctaaaggAGTTGTAGATTAATCTTCTAAGctcttaagagatgttaaatgtaaatatgtatgtttttgagctatctcaaaaaatgtgggggaagctttgcttaccaTATTAAGTAATTGGCAAGAGGCCAAATGAACTTTgtgatagttatcaaaatatgattaaaacaaaaaaaaactagtgttaTGCCACTGAGTTTTATGTATAATGGTTGATTGTATCTTGGAAagaaaagatgacaaaaatcattagacaattgatctcgactaatctcaagagattatgttcactgtgatgacaacctaggatcTTGTTATTAAATgtgtgtcatgagatcaaattgtaatatcatcaagaggaatgggtttagcctatgaactaagatgaggtttggcggtaactctacttatcagattggagatcccaagaaataggttcaaggagacaactaagtcaaactaaatctgcccaaagcacaataagacttcggtctatacccagttcctaggatgattaaatagtgctacatgtaaggaatagagggtaagcatttgcttttaatgatttgtgccaattgttttgagatatgaatggagtagtacatgatactcctctaaacaaaactaatggcaaatcaccttgtgagtgtgaaatggggtcgtttctaggagaataaaatggatatattctctaaagttcactcatgattaccaggaatgttcacggccaaaatgaacacaatagagaaattagttttgtgagagaatgaagctgtgttttggctattgtctaggtttacaccaaagcccgggaggttcaagacatcatggccacatcctggccgagtaaatccgatagctattaacaatgactggttcaaggctgaaaaattgctaccaactcatcatgcagtgaatttctcgtttgtactctcaaaagtctttagttgagtcttgttgagtcttgtcgagtcttgtcTAGGAAGTCAAGTCGTCGAGTCTTCTAGTGTCTagagtcatttctattcatgtgggggattgttggaactcgttttttgacgagatggttttagaccattttCGGTAAGTTTTCCGGGCGAAGACGTTCGTCGGATAACTGAATGGTTGACAAACACTATGGAGTAGTGTATTAATATGTCAAAAACAAAGTTCGTTTGAATAAGAAATGTTGGTCCAAAGTCATTGACTTGGAAAGCTTCTAAGCTTGAATATTTGACTATGTTTAAAAACTAGTAAATGTCCAACATAAAATATGAGGTGTGAATCCTCTTGTTTATATATGGAGAAGTATGAATATACTATAGTATATTTCTGGAAAGATATACCGGTTGAAATGTGTGTGCATAAAACCGATTTAACCAAATTAAATTTGGAATTGAGTTTGAAATTTGGTCAACGGACTATAACTGTCCTTTTGTTATTGTAACCGAATTCAAATCAATTTAGTGATTGTCttaaattatttagtaattaaaagaaatcataaatattttttctttatatcaaaaatgttttttgacTATGTCATTATGGTTGTTTTGATAATACCATAATGGTTGATTCATATTAATTACACGAATCAATGTCGTAACGTTTTGTGGTCTTTGCTTTTGGAAAAGCTTATAAAACCCACTACTCTCCATATTGTGAGATACACACGAACACATTGATATGAGCAACAACAAAATTCTCTTGAatagttatgttttatttttttcttttgtgtctgagagtacaacacaaaattagtttcgccaggcttcttatagagtgacgcaaattcaaaagattgtttgcagttgtatcctgggactcattacgttatcgaaccgtcgcactacgagacgtattttgagttaaggaaaaagataataatctcgcctctgcagttgtatcatccttttcttactctttggtatagtattatcattttttattttttacaatattcagtaatccgtagtttgtaaaatacggttctatcaaaACATGTGACAGAATTGActcaccaaaaatatattaaatagcagGAAATgtttttacataaataaaaagtattatatatatgtgtataaacTCATAAAATCATAAGCTAATTAGCTACTATTACTTCCAGTATATTAGTAAAATTGTGTTTGCTtgcttttatttaattgataatTAGTTAAAAGGTTTTTAGTTATAAAACCCCTCAACTATTTTTAAATAGGAAGCAAAACCTTACActaatattttaacattttaaattatcaAGTTACAAACCATTTATGTCACCCTACCCTCAGCCTATAACTTCATATACTTTGGATGGAAAGAGGTTATAGTTGGGAGCTTTAGCCCTAattaaaacttacaaaaataattttaaaattttgtaaaatcagATTAAAAGTTTTTAACATCAGTAATGatattcataaataatatataagagattatAAAGGTACatacaattatttataatctttacttaTTAACTTTTacaagaaatataaataatgtgTAATGCTTATTATAAGATTGTCTAGGACAATTTTGTCAGGTGGTAAGAAGACTGGGTTGGAAAGCCAACACATTTTGACACCCTTACGAATAGAGATACATGCTTTCATGCTCATCTGCATATCACCAGAGAAGATATAGTTGTGAACTGAACCTCTCATTGAGAATTAATCTTGATCGTTAAATAGATCTAAAATACCCCAAATTATgagaaatttataaaaacttacaaattatatataaaagttaataagCAATGTAGTAGGAATTGTGAAGGCATGTgaaatcattaataaaaattattaatcgtttgtaaaattttaattaaaatatttgtaaaagtttataaattttattaaaatatttgtaaaagttaataaatttgataataataataataatgtataagtatttataaattaatttcagAGGGTTATAAATTAGTTGTAAGagtttaaaaatgtataattaaattataaaagatttataaagttttatccATTTTAGTGATTTTATAAACACTTGTCTagttttataagattttatagtCTTTAGTGATAAACCTCTAAACTGTGActctaaatgttttctttttttttaacacactCTAAATGTTCTCTATCCAAAATAAAgggaatcatttttttttaaaagggaaTATATAATATCCAACGACGATTCACCGTCTTCCAAAATTTTCTctacagattttaaaattttattattttctgtgGACAATGTACTTTAGCTTCTTCACCCTCTAATTGGAGATAACAGTGTCAGAGCCGAAACAACGTAGCCAAAAAGAACAAAGAAACAACAGAGAAAATGTCTGTCTTCTTACGCGGAGGAATCGCCGGAGGATTTCTTATCCGTAGTCGTGACTCCTCAGCCGTCATCACAAAACAACGACGAATCTCATCCGTTGGAGCCGTAACAGGACCAAGCGTCAATCCAACGGCAGCCATTGAACAACGTGCCACATGGCTACCTGGTCTCGAACCTCCACCTTACCTCGACGGAAAGTGCGTTCTGTTTCTGTCTTTCCTCAACAGAGAAAAGCTTTTTGACCaaatcttttgttgtttttatcttaaataaaaagGTTAGCTGGAGACTACGGGTTTGACCCGCTCGGGTTAGGAGAAGATCCGAAAAGCTTGAAATGGTATGTTCAAGCAGAGCTTGTCCATGCTCGTTTCGCCATGCTTGGTGTTGCCGGAATTCTCTTCACAGATGTATATCTTCAAACATTGCctttagtttttaaatattgcAACCTCACCAAGAAAAATTGACTAACCAACAGCTTTGTTATGGTTGCATATAGCTACTTCGTACCACAGGGATTAGCAACTTACCGGTTTGGTACGATGCCGGAGCAACGAAATTTGATTTTGCCAGCACAAAGACTCTCATTGTTGTACAGTTTCTACTCATGgggtaataaaataaaattatctctGTATATAATTATCTCCATATTTTAAACCAAAGAAAGCTCAGTGATCAGAATGatcatattttgtttcatagGTTTGCTGAGACCAAAAGGTATATGGACTTCGTCTCACCAGGATCTCAAGCCGCAGAAGGTTCTTTCTTTGGACTTGAAGCAGCACTCGAAGGGCTCGAGCCCGGGTAACGTTTCTTCCGTGATTAAAACTCTTCACTAATGTTTAAACATTGTGTAGAAACTAAGTTGATTTTGGCTTTTAGATATCCTGGAGGGCCGCTCTTGAATCCACTAGGACTTGCGAAGGATATCAAGAACGCTAATGACTGGAAGCTTAAGGAGATCAAGAATGGTAATAAATTTCACTGATCATTTTGGTTGTTTCATACTGTAAACTTTATGTGTGACATTGTAACAGGTCGTCTAGCAATGATGGCGATGCTAGGGTTCTTCGTCCAAGCCTCTGTCACTCACACTGGTCCTATCGATAACCTTGTCGAGCATCTCTCTAATCCGTGGCATAAGACCATCATTCAAACCCTCTTCACCTCTACTTCTTAGTTACATTTCATGTAGCAAGTTCAATATACTGCTGGAGAAGTGTATCAATTACCTTTAAAAAGTACAACAAATCTAACCACTCTTTTTAACATTAatcataacaaaataaaaacccaATACTGGAGTCTGGTTCACTTGTTTGATTTCTTTCTTGACAAGAACATGAAGACTTTTGGCAGCAAGgaaaacttcttctttttcttctttgtttcaggtGTCACATTAGTACCATCTCCAACATTGTTGCTTCCTTGTTCACCAAATGCAAATGATGTTGCTGAATGTAAAGCCGATTTGGACTTGCCTAAGTCATGATTCTCCTTTCCACCACCCTCTGGACTAGTCTTGGGGCTCTTCTCTGAACTCCATTTTCGCAACTCGTGATCCATACCAACTGTACCACCTCTGGCCTTCTCTACTTTCCCCATTgcttcttttaatttttctttttgtaaagcTGTTTCTCTATTCACTTCCTCTAGCTTTTCCAAGACTCTTGATTCCTCTTCCTTAGCCGCCTCGATCTGAGAGACAATCTCTGCTAGTTTTCTGTTTGCTGCTTCCTCTACCTCATGTGCCTTCTTGCTTAGCTCATAGTACTCCTCCACTGATATTATTATGCTTCTTGGTGAGCTACTAATGTCTTCAATTTTCTTACTACATTCAGTCTCCTGCAACGCTTTTATCGCAGCTAAGGCTAACTTCTCAGAAGCTTTTGCAGCTTCCATTTCCCTTTTGGCCTCAGCTAACTGACTCTCTATTGCAGAGACTCCTGTTCTCGCTTCATCCGACTCTTCCTTCGCCTTTCTCAGCGCCTCTCGAGCAGCTAAGGCAAGCGACTTTGCCTCCTCTGCTTCCTCGTTAGCTTCTTGCAACTTCTTGGCTATTTCTGTGCATCTCTCCTCTCTTGCCTCTTCTCCGTTTCTCTGAACTGAAAGAGCTTCTCTACGTTTGGTCTCCGAGAgatctttcttctctctttcgaGTTCCGACTGTAATGATCCAACAATTATCTTCAACGTTTTCACCTCAGAGTTCGCTTTAtcgatgtttgatttaacttcTCCAAGCTCCTTCCTGGCCGAATCAACCGCTGCTTGAATGTCACTGTTGTTTCTCTTACCGTTTGCGTCTTTGTAAGCCGGTATCTCGGCCCTCAGGTCTTGCTGAAGTACAGAAGCAGTCTCTAGTTTGATTTTCACATCGTCTGCCGCATGGATCTCTTGTTGAAGCCTCTCGATCTCTTCTTCCACCATTTTAAGTTCCTTTTCGCGGTTATAAAGGTCCTGGTCCCGAGCCATGGCTGCATCAAATTTCTTCTCTTCAGCTTCGAGATGAGCCGCTTGAGCTGACTCTAATAACTGCTTAGTGGCGATCACCTCTATTGACAAACCCGTCATCTGTTTCTCTACATCTTTAGCTTCCATAACAGAGTCCTCTGCTTTCCTCTCTGCCGATTCTTTTTCTCTCAACAGAGATTCGTACTCATTAGAGACCGTTTCTATCTCCTCTCTTAAGTTTCTTAGCTCGGAAACCGCTGACGAATGCCTCGCTTTAGCCACCTCTATCTGCGCTTTGGCTGCTACGCTCGACTCGTCAGCTATCCCTTGTTCCATTTCTTCCACACGCAGCTTCGCAAGATCAGAGTCTTGTTTCGCTTGTTGCTCCTCTTTCTCAGCCTTTTCTAGCTCCATTTTTAGCTTTTCGACGATACTCCTTGTTCTCTCAAGCTCCATCATAACCTTCTCCTTCGCCTCTTCGGCTACAACTGCTTGTTTCTTGTACTCAGGCATATCCTCTTGTATCTTTTCAAGATCTTGATCCACTGTCTTTCGTCTCTGGAAACAATCATATCCAATCCAAGACTTAAGtataatgaattaaaagaaCCAAGAGACTGTTGAAAACTGCAAAAAGTAAAGAAACAAAACCTCTATTGTTTGAATTTTATGTGCTTTCCAATCTGTGATCCCACCAAACTTTGAAACTGCATCCTTGACGGATTCGAACGGGGCAGTGGTATCGATCAAAACAGGACTCGTGGGTGACCCAAAACGTGGGGATCCAGAAGTTCTCGGATGCACAAAAGCTCTTGGTGAGACAGGAACTCTAAGACGTGAGAGACCGACGACATCTTGGCTTCCTCTAGGTGGTGAATCCGGCAAACTAATCCTTGCATCTTCTATGCTGTCGATTCGAGAGTCTAGAGAAAACGAGTCCTCGTGGTTTATCATGACTCTTGGCGCGATGTAAACCTTTGGTGGCTCTGCTTCAGCTAAAATATGTTGATCTTCTTGTGGTGGAGCATGCAGAGATTCAATAAATGGATTTGGTGTCTCTCGTCCATCTTCCAAGTTTAGGAGATCAAGAATGGATGAATCGTATTCGAGACTGTTATTGAAAGGCGTTGATGAATCTTCATTGAGATCAAGAAGTAAAGAAAAGTCGTTGGAAACTTTATCATCATCCACCATATTGCCACGAAACTGCGCAAATCAATTACCAGGAATTCACAATTACAAAGATCAATTCATGATATGAATCTTGTTCATCgtatttgtttttatcaaaataacacATGTCGTACCTTCAGAAAACATGCAACAAAGTGCAAGACGAATCTTCTGGTTAATAAAGGAGAATTAATTTAACTTTTGAAGACAGATTAACGAAGCCCTAATTCTTAGATTAcctgaaaataaaaagagagatttCGTTTCGGAAAAACAGAGACTAGAGATAATTATCATCAGaaaagatttcaaaaaaaaaaacatcaataaGGCGTGGAAGGCACGCCTCTCATTCTCATCTCTGTTGGTCTTTAAAATCTCGCTGTgtggtttattattattatttttttcattttatttttagtattcagTTACTGTCAAAGTGTACACCACTGTAAATCCAACATATgttcttagagcatcattatcgcGGTCTTTAACGACcgtcttttattattattgacattaaaagaaaatgaaaattagatGAAATACGAAAGAACGTTTCTTATTTCAAGACCACAAGAGACGTATTCAGGAACACGTGTTGTCCTTTGGGCGTTCATCtctttcatctctttttttttcaagttgATTGCAGTTCTTCTTCCTTCAAGGGTTTTGTTCTCACTCGTCTCTCTTCTCTCACTTTACTCTCGCTCTTTGTGATGACGACGAGATCTGATTCCGTTGACTGTCTTGTGCAAACCCGCTAACCTCCTCAGAGAAAGCTTCGATTTCTGGAGAAGTTTCGTCTGAAGACTCGATAAAGGTCGTTTCTTTACATGAGAAAGAAGCCCAGGCGATGATGGATGTTGATTGTCCCGGAGTCTTTTCTGTATCCGAAGCTAGCTCCTCGTTTCTTGATGAGGATAAGGTTGAGCTGAAACAGATCAAGGAAACGTCTGCTGAACAAGATGATGTGCACAAGGGAGACTGATGGGTCTGTTGTTGTTTGTATCTCTGAGAAGAAGGGACAAGATGATTCCACCCATGTTGAGAGACTTCTGGAGGCTGAGAAGAGAAGACTGTTGGCTGAGATCGAAACGGGAACTATCTTCAGGAAGAAGGAAGATGTTGTGGAGACGCTCGGAAAGAACGGAATGGATCTAAAGTGGAGCGAGTGAGAGTCAAGGACAATGCTTTTGTTGGGATCAGGACTATGAAGATTGATATGGTTGATGACACTGCGTTGCTCAACGTTGTTCCTTTCTGCAAGAAAGATAAAAATCATCATCCCAAGAGGTCAGGAGCTGCACACGGTGATGCTGCAGTGTTTACAATCAAAACTATTGATGATTCTAGAACACTGAACAAGACATTGTACCTTAAGGCTGCCTGGAAACGTATGTTCGATGAATGGTCTTGTTGAGCTATGGGAACGGAATATTGAGAAGAAGCTTGAGAAAACTTGTGTTACTGAAAGTAAACTTCTCGAGAAGATCAGAGGTCTGTCAAAAAACATTtacatttaaagtttttattttacttaGCTCTCATTAGCTTTCTGTTTTTTATATGATGCAGAGACTCCATACCCGAGTGACATGGAGATGGTCTTCATATACTCTGTTTTTACCGAAGGACATCACTCGTACTTTGACattgatgagtcttctggtggAGTGAATGGTACTGATAATTGCAGGTGGAATTAGGAACAATGGAACAAGTACACGCAAGACTTGTCACTGCCTCACCATGCCAACAAGCAGTGCAGGTCAGTTTGCCATTGGTTCTGACCTGTGgtcttgttttcttcttgtttaGCACATGTATATTGTATTGTTGTAGTTACGTTGAAAGTGTATTCACAAGTCTTTGTTCTTCCTTCTcaatttgtttcttctttctcaagttatttcaattttttctaaGAAACTTTATTTAAGAAACTTGCAATGGAGGACAACAATTTAGGTGTCTCTTAACTAAAGTTTTCAACACAAatttattactaaataaatgATTAAGAGACCCTAATGAGTTTTAaggataaagatgctcttatgTCGAAGTTTATTTTGGTCAatgaaatatattgattttttattttggtcaacaAAATGTCTTGAAGTTGTGAGTTAATATGGTTGTTGAATGGTACTTAGGCAGTTATCATATTTTCAGTCAAACTTAAAAGACTCAATTTACCAAATATACCAATAGATTAAAAGTTAATTGAAGACAGTACTTAAATTGAAGAGAAATTGCTCTTCATATACACTAAGATATTAATCATTATTAACCAACTATCCAAAAATGATTACAAACACAGTGTTATCCGCGCTA is a genomic window containing:
- the LOC130504712 gene encoding photosystem I chlorophyll a/b-binding protein 5, chloroplastic, with product MSVFLRGGIAGGFLIRSRDSSAVITKQRRISSVGAVTGPSVNPTAAIEQRATWLPGLEPPPYLDGKLAGDYGFDPLGLGEDPKSLKWYVQAELVHARFAMLGVAGILFTDLLRTTGISNLPVWYDAGATKFDFASTKTLIVVQFLLMGFAETKRYMDFVSPGSQAAEGSFFGLEAALEGLEPGYPGGPLLNPLGLAKDIKNANDWKLKEIKNGRLAMMAMLGFFVQASVTHTGPIDNLVEHLSNPWHKTIIQTLFTSTS
- the LOC130504711 gene encoding protein WEAK CHLOROPLAST MOVEMENT UNDER BLUE LIGHT-like 2 codes for the protein MVDDDKVSNDFSLLLDLNEDSSTPFNNSLEYDSSILDLLNLEDGRETPNPFIESLHAPPQEDQHILAEAEPPKVYIAPRVMINHEDSFSLDSRIDSIEDARISLPDSPPRGSQDVVGLSRLRVPVSPRAFVHPRTSGSPRFGSPTSPVLIDTTAPFESVKDAVSKFGGITDWKAHKIQTIERRKTVDQDLEKIQEDMPEYKKQAVVAEEAKEKVMMELERTRSIVEKLKMELEKAEKEEQQAKQDSDLAKLRVEEMEQGIADESSVAAKAQIEVAKARHSSAVSELRNLREEIETVSNEYESLLREKESAERKAEDSVMEAKDVEKQMTGLSIEVIATKQLLESAQAAHLEAEEKKFDAAMARDQDLYNREKELKMVEEEIERLQQEIHAADDVKIKLETASVLQQDLRAEIPAYKDANGKRNNSDIQAAVDSARKELGEVKSNIDKANSEVKTLKIIVGSLQSELEREKKDLSETKRREALSVQRNGEEAREERCTEIAKKLQEANEEAEEAKSLALAAREALRKAKEESDEARTGVSAIESQLAEAKREMEAAKASEKLALAAIKALQETECSKKIEDISSSPRSIIISVEEYYELSKKAHEVEEAANRKLAEIVSQIEAAKEEESRVLEKLEEVNRETALQKEKLKEAMGKVEKARGGTVGMDHELRKWSSEKSPKTSPEGGGKENHDLGKSKSALHSATSFAFGEQGSNNVGDGTNVTPETKKKKKKFSLLPKVFMFLSRKKSNK